The genomic segment TGATTCGCTATGGGATGAGCTGCGTCATATATCGGCTGGCGGAACGGGATGGATAAACTGCGACCGCTATAGCGATGCCATTACGCTCGTGAATCAAACCCTTCTGGCGCAAACGCCACAGGCGAAAGTCGCCATCATTACGATGGACGCCGCACCAGAAACGATTATTGCGCCATTACCTTCCACACCGGAAGGGCCGGATGAAGTACGCTTGTTTACCCTGCCGAACCGTCAGGACGCTTTACATCACCTGCACCGCGATCTGCTTTGTAGTCTTGAACCTGAAAACTATTTTATTGTGCTGCTATGTGCGGAAAACGCCTGGCAAGGTGTTTCGCCCGCACATATTAAAGCCTGGATAAGAAAAAGCCAAAGCTGGGCGCAAGAACAGCATTGTACTTTTCTTATAATTAATTCTGGCGCGCAGGCCGATCAGCAAACCTCAATGCTAATGAGCGAATACCAGCAGCTTTCCGGTCTCGCGACGCTGCGCTATCAGGGCGACGCCTGGCTATACGATGTGGCCTTCTGGTTTAACGATAAAGGCGTCAGTGCCCGTCAGCAACTTCGGGTGACGACCATGAACAACCGTCTGGCGCTGGTGCCGCGCCAGGAAGTGTCGTTACAGGCGCGCAGCGACGAGCGCCGCGTGCTGAGCCATATCGCGGTACTCGAAGGCGCACCGCCGCTTTCCGAGAACTGGACGCTCTTTGAGAGCAACGACACGCTGTTTAACGAGGCGCGTCAGGCGCAGGCCGCGACCATTATTTTCTCGCTAACGCAAAATGGTCAGATTGAAGGGCTGGCGCGCCACGTACACGCGCTGCGCCGTCAGCGCGGGAGTGCGCTGAAAATTATTGTGCGCGAAAACAAAGCCAGCGTGCGCGCCACCGACGAGCGGCTTCTGCTGGGCTGCGGCGCGAACATGGTTATTCCGTGGAACGCCCCGCTGTCGCGTTGCCTGACATTAATTGAAAGCGTGCAGAATCAGGAATTCACCCGCTTTGTGCCGGAAGATGTGAATACGCTGCTGGAGGCGATGCAGCCGCTGAAAATGCGCGGCTATCAGCCGTGGGATGTGTTCTGCAATGCCGTCGGCGCGCTGATGAGCAATGTGCTTATTCCGCAGGACAACAAAGGCATTCTGATCGCGCTGCGCCCGGTGCCGGGTATTCGCGTGGAGCAGGCGCTGACGCTCTGCCGCCCGGGCCGTATGGGCGATATTGTGACGCTTGGCGAGAACCGGCTGGTGCTGTTTCTCTCGTTCTGCCGCATCACCGATCTTGATACCGCACTGAGCCATATTTTTCCGCTGCCAATAAGCGAGTTGTTCTCTAACCGTATGGTCTGGCATGAGGATAACCAGATTGCCGCTGAAATTGTGCAGATGAATACCCTGCGCCCGGAACAGTGGGCCGCGCCGCTGGAGATGACCCGCCAGCAGGCGAGCCAGACCGCCGCCCTGCTTGCCGACGCACCGAAAACGCCCACGCGCCACACACCGACGCCCGTTACGCTGCTAAACGAGGAGCGCGCCGTATGATGTCGATTACCGATATTCTTCAGCTCATCGTGATTTGCGCGCTGGTCTTTATCCCTCTGGGGTATGCGCTTTGCGTGGGAAAACGCCGTATGATGAAAACGCTGCGTCCGCTGCTGTTTCGCCCCCGATTTGTTAAACCCGCTGGTACGTTGCGCCGCCGCTCTACCGTCAAGGCAAACTTAAAACATGACTAATCACGTTCACTCCGCTCCCCTTGCCCGCTCGGGCTGGCAAAACTGGCGCGGCCTTTCCGGCTGGAACTACTATTTTTTGCTGAAATTCGGCCTGCTCTGGACGGGCTATTTGAATTTCCATCCGCTCGCCAACCTGGTGTTTATGGCCTTCCTGTTGTTCCCGATACCGAACCTGCGCCTGCACCGGCTGCGCCACTGGGTGGCTATCCCTGTCGGTATCGGTCTGTTCTGGCACGATACGTGGCTGCCGGGCCCGCAAAGCATTATGAGCCAGGGCTCGCAGGTCGCGGGCTTTAGTACCGACTACGTGCTGGACCTGGTGACGCGCTTTATTAACTGGCAGATGATCGGCGCCGCTTTTGTGCTGCTGGTCGCCTGGATGTTCCTCTCCCAGTGGGTGCGCGTAACCGTATTTGTAGTGGCGATAATGGTCTGGCTTAACGTACTGACCGTAACCGGCCCGGTCGTTTCGCTGTGGCCTGCGGGGAACAGCGCACCTGCCACAGTCACGACAACCGGCGGCGGTGCCGCACCGACGGTCGCGAATGCTGCAGGTACCGTGGTGGCGGGCGATATTCCGCTGCAAACCGCGCCTGCCAGCACGCAGAGCGTTAACGACTGGCTGAACAGCTTCTATACCAGCGAGTCCAAACGGCAGACCACGTTCCCGGCAAGCCTGCCCGCCGATGCGCAGCCGTTTGATCTGCTGGTTATTAATATCTGTTCACTCGCGTGGCCAGATGTCGAGGCCACAGGCCTGATGTCGCACCCACTGTGGTCGCATTTCGACATTGTGTTTAAGAATTTTAACTCCGGCACCTCGTACAGCGGCCCGGCGGCAATCCGCCTGCTGCGTGCAAGCTGCGGTCAGCCGTCGCATAAAAATCTGTATCAGCCCGCCGGTGAGCAGTGCTATCTGTTCGATAACCTGGCGAAGCTCGGCTTTAAACGCCACCTGATGCTGGACCATAACGGCGTGTTCGGTAACTTCCTGAAAGAAGTGCGTGAGAACGGCAATATGCAGGAGCCGCTGATGGATCAGTCAGGGTTGCCGGTGAATCTGCTGTCGTTTGACGGCTCGCCGGTGTTTGACGACACGGCCGTGTTGAACCGCTGGCAGCAGACCGTGAAGAGCGAGGGCAGCGGCGATCGCAGCGCCACGTTCTTTAACCTGCTGCCGCTGCACGACGGTAACCACTATCCGGGCAACAGCAAAACCGCCGATTACAAAGCGCGCGCGCAGAAGCTGTTTGACGAGCTGGACGCGTTCCTGACACAGCTTGAAAAAGAGAACCGTAAAGTCATGGTCGTGGTGGTACCGGAACACGGTGCTGCGTTGCAGGGCGATAAAATGCAGGTCTCCGGCCTTCGTGATATCCCAAGCCCGTCGATTACCCATGTGCCGGTCGGCATTAAGTTTATCGGCATGAAGGCGCCGCATCAGGGCCCGGCTATCGATATCGACCAGCCGAGCAGTTTCCTCGCCATTTCGGAACTGGTTGTGCGAATGCTGGACGGGAAGAATTTTGTCGCCGACAGCGTGGACTGGCAGGGGCTGACCAGCAATCTGCCACAGAGCGCGCCGGTATCTGAGAACGCCAACGCCGTAGTGGTGCAGTACCAGGGCAAACCGTGGGTGCGGTTAAGCGGCGGCGACTGGGTGCCTTACCCGCAATAACCGTAACGCCATTCGCTAAAAAGCCGACGTAAACCGTCGGCTTTTTTATTGGCGGGTGAACAGACTGCCCGCCCTGTATGAATGTTCACCTGACGCCGTAGGGGAAAGCCGCGCAGCGCCTCTCCCTTACGCCATAACAGCGCCCATAAAAAAAGCCGACGCGCAGCGTCGGCTTTGGTTTTCGTTTCACGCACCGGTTAAGGGATACGCGGCTCGCCGGTTTCGTCCTGATCGACCGCGAAACAGGCGACCAGCTGGCCGTTATATTCTTTTAACTGCGGCTGGATCTGCGTACACGGTCCGAAACGGCGACGGCAGCGGGCGCTGAACGCGCACCCCGGCGGCGGGTTCAGCGGGCTTGGCAGCTCGCCGGTGAGCTTAATACGCTCGCGGCGGTCGTCCGGGTTCAGGCGCGGCGTTGCTGAGAGCAGCGCCTGCGTGTACGGATGACGCGGGTTTGAGAAAATCTGGTCTTTCGTACCCTTCTCCACGCAGCGGCCCAGATACATCACCATCACTTCATCGGCGATATGCTCCACTACCGACAAATCGTGCGAGATAAACACGTAGGAGAGACCCAGATCCTGCTGCAAATCCATCATCAGGTTCAGCACCTGCGCACGCACGGACACGTCGAGCGCCGAGACCGGTTCGTCGGCGATAACCACGTCCGGATCAAGCATCAGCCCGCGCGCGATGGCAATACGCTGACGCTGACCGCCGGAGAACATATGCGGATAACGGTCGTAATGCTCGGTCTTAAGCCCCACTTTCGCCATCATCGCCAGCGCTTTCTCACGGCGTGCTTCTTTGCTAAGCGAGCTGTTAATCAGCAGTGGCTCTTCCAGAATCTGCCCCACTTTTTTACGCGGGTTCAGTGAACCATACGGGTTCTGGAAGACTATCTGGATTTTCTGGCGGCGCAGTTTTTGCGCCTGCGGATCGTGCTTGAGCAGATCCTGGCCCTGGTAGTAAAGCTCACCGCCGGTAGGCGTTTCTATCATGGTGAGCAGGCGGCCCAGTGTGGATTTACCACAGCCGGATTCGCCCACGACGGCGAGCGTTTTGCCACGCTCAAGCGTAAACGAGACGCCGTCGAGCGCTTTTACCAGGCGTTCCGGGGCGAAAAGCCCCTTCTTCACCGGGTAGTGTTTTTTCAGGTCGATAGCCTGCAACAGCGGTTGCTGCGTGGTGGCCTCATGCGTGCTCATAATTGGTTGGCCTCCCGGCATCATCGAGGGGATAGTGGCATTTCGACTGGCGACCGTTGTCCACCAGATTTAATGCCGGTTCTTCTGCGCGGCAGCGTTCAGTCGCGTACGGGCAGCGCGGGTTAAGCAGGCAGCCCAACGGACGGTCATATTTGCCTGGCACCACGCCCGGCAGCGACGCCAGACGCGCTTTATCCTGCGCAAACTCCGGCAGGGCGCGCAGCAGCGCCTGGGTATACGGGTGGCGCGGCGCACGGAAGATATCCCGCGCTTCGCCGGTTTCCACCACCTGGCCTGCGTACATCACGATGATTTTGTGCGCCGCTTCAGCCACCAGCGCGAGATCATGGGTGATGAGGATCAGCGCCATGTTCTCTTTTTGCTGAAGCTCCAGCAGCAGTTCGATGATCTGCGCCTGGATAGTCACATCCAGCGCGGTCGTCGGTTCATCGGCGATAAGCAGCTTCGGACGACAGGCTATCGCCATCGCAATCATGACGCGCTGGCTCATCCCGCCCGACAGCTGGTGCGGGTAAACGTCCAGACGTGAAGCCGGATCGGGAATACCGACCTGGTTGAGCAGGTCAATAGCGCGCTGGCGGCGGGTCTTTTTATTGCCGCCCTGGTGCACTTTGATAGCTTCCATAATCTGGAAACCCACGGTATAGCAGGGGTTCAGACTGGTCATCGGATCCTGGAAAATCATCGCCACTTCGGCGCCGACCAGATTACGGCGATCTTTTTCTGAAATACGCTGTAAATCCTGGCCGTTGAACTCCAGTTTGTCCGCCATGACCCGGCCCGGGAAATCAATCAGGCCCATGATAGCGAGCGAGCTGACCGATTTACCGGAGCCTGATTCGCCCACGATACCAACCACTTCGCCCTGGTTTACGCTGTAGCTCACACGGTCTACCGCGCGGAACGGGGTGCCTTCGTCGCCGAAGTGCACCGATAATTTATCTACATTCAGTAACGCCATCTCGTGCCTCTTTACTGCTTGAGTTTGGGGTCGAGCGCGTCACGCAGGCCGTCACCCATCAGGTTAAATGCCAGCACCGTCAGCAGGATAGCGAGACCCGGGAAGGTCACGACCCACCAGGCACTTTGCGCGAACTGCAACACGTCAGAGAGCATGGTGCCCCACTCCGGTGTTGGCGGCTGCGCACCCATGCCGAGAAAGCCCAGTGCGGCCATATCGAGAATGGCATTCGAGAAACCCAGCGACGCCTGAACAATCAGCGGCGCGAGGCAGTTAGGGAAAATGTTCACGAACATCTGGCGCATGGCACCCGCGCCCGCCACACGAGAGGCGGTCACGTAATCGCGGTTCACTTCTACCAGCACCGCCGCACGGGTTAAACGCACGTAGTGCGGCAACGCCACGAAGGTGAGCGCCAGCGACGCGTTAACGATAGACGGGCCGAAAATCGCCACCAGCACCAGCGCCAGCAGCAGGCTTGGCAGCGCCAGCATGATGTCGACAATACGCATGATGATGGAATCGACGACACCGCCGAAATAGCCCGCCACCAGGCCAAGCACAATCCCCATCACCAGCGACAGCACCACCACCAGACAGCCGACC from the Cronobacter condimenti 1330 genome contains:
- the dppC gene encoding dipeptide ABC transporter permease DppC; this encodes MTQMTENKVVAAPVPMTPMQEFWHYFKRNKGAVVGLVYVVIMILIAVFANFIAPHNPAEQFRDALLAPPVWQDGGTWAHMLGTDDVGRDVMSRLMYGARLSLLVGCLVVVLSLVMGIVLGLVAGYFGGVVDSIIMRIVDIMLALPSLLLALVLVAIFGPSIVNASLALTFVALPHYVRLTRAAVLVEVNRDYVTASRVAGAGAMRQMFVNIFPNCLAPLIVQASLGFSNAILDMAALGFLGMGAQPPTPEWGTMLSDVLQFAQSAWWVVTFPGLAILLTVLAFNLMGDGLRDALDPKLKQ
- the dppF gene encoding dipeptide ABC transporter ATP-binding subunit DppF; the encoded protein is MSTHEATTQQPLLQAIDLKKHYPVKKGLFAPERLVKALDGVSFTLERGKTLAVVGESGCGKSTLGRLLTMIETPTGGELYYQGQDLLKHDPQAQKLRRQKIQIVFQNPYGSLNPRKKVGQILEEPLLINSSLSKEARREKALAMMAKVGLKTEHYDRYPHMFSGGQRQRIAIARGLMLDPDVVIADEPVSALDVSVRAQVLNLMMDLQQDLGLSYVFISHDLSVVEHIADEVMVMYLGRCVEKGTKDQIFSNPRHPYTQALLSATPRLNPDDRRERIKLTGELPSPLNPPPGCAFSARCRRRFGPCTQIQPQLKEYNGQLVACFAVDQDETGEPRIP
- the dppD gene encoding dipeptide ABC transporter ATP-binding protein, producing MALLNVDKLSVHFGDEGTPFRAVDRVSYSVNQGEVVGIVGESGSGKSVSSLAIMGLIDFPGRVMADKLEFNGQDLQRISEKDRRNLVGAEVAMIFQDPMTSLNPCYTVGFQIMEAIKVHQGGNKKTRRQRAIDLLNQVGIPDPASRLDVYPHQLSGGMSQRVMIAMAIACRPKLLIADEPTTALDVTIQAQIIELLLELQQKENMALILITHDLALVAEAAHKIIVMYAGQVVETGEARDIFRAPRHPYTQALLRALPEFAQDKARLASLPGVVPGKYDRPLGCLLNPRCPYATERCRAEEPALNLVDNGRQSKCHYPLDDAGRPTNYEHA
- the bcsE gene encoding cellulose biosynthesis protein BcsE; translation: MALVFSIGIDSLWDELRHISAGGTGWINCDRYSDAITLVNQTLLAQTPQAKVAIITMDAAPETIIAPLPSTPEGPDEVRLFTLPNRQDALHHLHRDLLCSLEPENYFIVLLCAENAWQGVSPAHIKAWIRKSQSWAQEQHCTFLIINSGAQADQQTSMLMSEYQQLSGLATLRYQGDAWLYDVAFWFNDKGVSARQQLRVTTMNNRLALVPRQEVSLQARSDERRVLSHIAVLEGAPPLSENWTLFESNDTLFNEARQAQAATIIFSLTQNGQIEGLARHVHALRRQRGSALKIIVRENKASVRATDERLLLGCGANMVIPWNAPLSRCLTLIESVQNQEFTRFVPEDVNTLLEAMQPLKMRGYQPWDVFCNAVGALMSNVLIPQDNKGILIALRPVPGIRVEQALTLCRPGRMGDIVTLGENRLVLFLSFCRITDLDTALSHIFPLPISELFSNRMVWHEDNQIAAEIVQMNTLRPEQWAAPLEMTRQQASQTAALLADAPKTPTRHTPTPVTLLNEERAV
- the bcsF gene encoding cellulose biosynthesis protein BcsF produces the protein MMSITDILQLIVICALVFIPLGYALCVGKRRMMKTLRPLLFRPRFVKPAGTLRRRSTVKANLKHD
- the bcsG gene encoding cellulose biosynthesis protein BcsG; the encoded protein is MTNHVHSAPLARSGWQNWRGLSGWNYYFLLKFGLLWTGYLNFHPLANLVFMAFLLFPIPNLRLHRLRHWVAIPVGIGLFWHDTWLPGPQSIMSQGSQVAGFSTDYVLDLVTRFINWQMIGAAFVLLVAWMFLSQWVRVTVFVVAIMVWLNVLTVTGPVVSLWPAGNSAPATVTTTGGGAAPTVANAAGTVVAGDIPLQTAPASTQSVNDWLNSFYTSESKRQTTFPASLPADAQPFDLLVINICSLAWPDVEATGLMSHPLWSHFDIVFKNFNSGTSYSGPAAIRLLRASCGQPSHKNLYQPAGEQCYLFDNLAKLGFKRHLMLDHNGVFGNFLKEVRENGNMQEPLMDQSGLPVNLLSFDGSPVFDDTAVLNRWQQTVKSEGSGDRSATFFNLLPLHDGNHYPGNSKTADYKARAQKLFDELDAFLTQLEKENRKVMVVVVPEHGAALQGDKMQVSGLRDIPSPSITHVPVGIKFIGMKAPHQGPAIDIDQPSSFLAISELVVRMLDGKNFVADSVDWQGLTSNLPQSAPVSENANAVVVQYQGKPWVRLSGGDWVPYPQ